A genome region from Dolichospermum compactum NIES-806 includes the following:
- a CDS encoding cysteine hydrolase family protein yields the protein MNAQNRPQLPIPSHFNPTKVGEVWRVPYQQRAVEAETYAKQQNIPVAALDQNRICLLLIDVQNTFCIPDFELFVGGQTGIGAVEDNQRLCAFIYRNLGVITKIIPTLDTHTAMQIFHPIFWINSQGEHPIPAATNITPTDIENGIWQVNPAIANSLNNGDYDLLVKQAFHYVQQLSQDGKYPLTVWPYHSMLGGIGHALVASVEEAIFFHSIARQSQTQFELKGENPLTENYSILRPEVLIGFDNQPIGQKNTNLIKQILEYDTVIIAGQAKSHCVAWTIDDLLTEIKQVDPTLAKKIYLLEDCTSSVVVPGVVDYTEQANNTFARFAEAGMHIIQSTEELVIGHWSFSSSFLSPDSVTPDSFLLTR from the coding sequence ATGAATGCCCAGAATAGACCCCAATTACCGATTCCCTCCCATTTCAACCCCACAAAAGTCGGTGAAGTTTGGCGTGTACCTTATCAACAACGTGCTGTTGAGGCTGAAACTTATGCCAAACAACAAAACATCCCAGTAGCAGCTTTAGATCAAAACCGGATTTGTCTATTATTAATAGATGTCCAAAATACCTTTTGCATTCCCGATTTTGAATTATTTGTAGGTGGACAAACTGGAATTGGTGCAGTTGAAGATAATCAAAGACTGTGTGCATTTATTTATCGCAACTTGGGAGTAATTACCAAAATTATTCCGACACTGGATACTCACACAGCAATGCAAATCTTTCATCCTATATTCTGGATAAATTCCCAAGGAGAACACCCAATACCTGCCGCAACTAACATTACACCCACAGATATTGAAAACGGTATTTGGCAAGTTAATCCAGCCATTGCTAATAGTCTCAATAATGGTGATTATGACTTATTAGTAAAACAGGCTTTTCATTATGTTCAACAACTTAGCCAAGATGGAAAATACCCGTTAACAGTGTGGCCTTATCATTCTATGTTAGGTGGCATTGGTCATGCTTTGGTTGCATCGGTAGAGGAAGCAATATTTTTTCATAGTATCGCCCGTCAAAGTCAAACCCAATTTGAATTAAAAGGGGAAAATCCGTTAACAGAAAATTATTCTATTTTACGCCCCGAAGTTTTAATAGGATTTGATAACCAGCCCATTGGACAAAAAAACACAAATTTAATTAAACAAATTTTAGAATATGATACGGTGATTATTGCAGGACAAGCTAAAAGTCATTGTGTCGCTTGGACAATTGATGATTTATTAACAGAAATTAAACAGGTAGATCCTACCCTAGCAAAGAAAATTTATCTTTTAGAAGATTGCACTTCTTCTGTTGTCGTTCCTGGTGTAGTTGACTATACGGAACAGGCTAATAACACATTTGCCAGATTTGCAGAAGCTGGAATGCACATTATTCAATCAACTGAAGAATTAGTCATTGGTCATTGGTCATTTTCTTCTTCCTTTCTTTCTCCTGACTCGGTGACTCCTGACTCCTTTCTCCTGACTCGGTGA
- a CDS encoding DUF1574 family protein: MKTVLLDDRQNSLVQWVSQATGINTFGVKVRLLGNDLHILCENAECPQRWQTLSELLQALQQTDVDTLTNDEQPSIYQVLIYGRKKGEHRPEWCHRVYLNQLERHLEQVEQALLAQTETPISPGGSLIISNESLARQGDGDAIARYLSEHLSHLGIAIQVKINPFPVKNNSQIVANRLWVFCQSSYSPDPSLLAETVAQKLRHLQLVGYQDAIIVAQVRGETEPDWRVRVDLTPPEVMLKEWARWGDVQAIARILTEELLSLKIALQTSLKESTLHIFCTPAFDPLETAPAPDKTTALQAIVPILENIAPQSIISAAIYGQKTTDKQPTWIDWVSLPASEHPFLLTSALELARAGDQPAIIFLLERLLNPNLDWRLKTGGIRVLLVRKEDLLHIMCDAPVCPTRHQVSSKVTQFIRQLKISGITGVHVYGRRAGDKEPVWHHGADLEERSRLVPEATPEFAATSEYVNSLMIDENSEEILRPDLTNKKVKSFLKEASKNWVLNTNQSIRNLLLNSQLFTPYNQKTDENPDNQGIGSGMIWLALGLLLALQSDFMLGYVVAHTVKNSPKASNNIVSPLSSQAQASSLSPNNQKTSFSNQPGTTESLNNNPSAFNASGFINDNDSQSENLPAGPLKEKATSTAILLAARSQMPSFNARQLDEQLALYKQRLATKKRPPDVLIIGSSRALRGVDPVALSKALASQNHSNIDIFNFGINGATAQVVDVIIRRVLQPQELPKVILWADGSRAFNNGREDITFNAIETSPGYKKILQKSQRKFKANEGNKNPEDPTEKISNKPKIEVEDTNIYQTTDDWLNQSVANLSASYKNRDQIKILLQKQLQYLPFSYQNSPVKSKVYITHDSEIDNNSSLRGVDFDGFLPLSIRYNPTTYYQQHPKVSGDYDNDYKSFQLAGKQDQAFHSMLEFTKNNNISLVFVNMPLTSDYLDPVRTKYEQQFQEYLLTFTNYPQFIYRDLSQLWPKANDYFSDPSHLNRYGAYEVSKKLAIDPMISWPTK, encoded by the coding sequence ATGAAAACAGTATTACTTGATGATCGTCAAAATTCCTTAGTGCAATGGGTAAGCCAAGCAACAGGTATAAATACTTTCGGAGTAAAAGTCCGATTGCTAGGTAATGACCTACATATTCTCTGTGAAAACGCTGAATGTCCACAACGTTGGCAAACCTTGTCGGAGTTACTGCAAGCACTACAGCAAACAGATGTAGATACCCTCACCAATGACGAACAACCGTCAATATACCAAGTATTAATTTATGGTCGAAAAAAAGGGGAACACCGTCCTGAATGGTGTCATCGGGTGTACTTGAATCAACTGGAGCGACATTTGGAACAGGTAGAACAGGCACTATTGGCACAGACAGAAACGCCTATAAGCCCCGGTGGCTCACTGATTATCTCTAATGAAAGTTTGGCACGTCAAGGGGATGGGGATGCTATTGCTCGCTATTTGAGCGAACATCTCAGCCATTTAGGTATAGCAATACAGGTAAAAATTAACCCCTTTCCGGTGAAAAATAACTCTCAGATTGTCGCTAATCGTCTTTGGGTATTTTGTCAGTCTAGCTATAGCCCTGATCCATCATTATTGGCAGAAACGGTAGCCCAAAAGCTCAGACATTTGCAGCTTGTTGGTTATCAGGATGCCATTATTGTTGCCCAGGTTCGAGGGGAAACTGAGCCAGATTGGCGGGTAAGAGTAGATTTGACACCGCCAGAGGTGATGTTAAAAGAATGGGCGCGGTGGGGAGATGTGCAAGCGATCGCTAGAATATTAACTGAGGAATTATTAAGCCTCAAAATAGCACTGCAAACTTCCCTCAAAGAATCTACCTTACACATCTTCTGCACCCCAGCTTTTGATCCCCTAGAAACCGCACCCGCACCCGATAAAACAACTGCCCTACAAGCCATTGTCCCCATTCTCGAAAATATTGCTCCTCAATCCATCATCTCAGCCGCCATATACGGACAAAAAACCACAGACAAACAACCAACTTGGATAGATTGGGTATCTTTACCAGCATCTGAGCATCCCTTCCTACTTACATCTGCCTTGGAGCTTGCCCGTGCAGGCGATCAACCAGCAATCATTTTTTTACTAGAGCGACTACTCAATCCCAACCTAGATTGGCGATTGAAAACCGGTGGTATCCGGGTACTACTAGTTCGCAAAGAAGACTTATTACACATAATGTGTGATGCTCCCGTTTGTCCTACACGTCATCAAGTTTCTAGTAAAGTGACTCAATTTATCCGCCAACTGAAAATTTCTGGTATTACTGGTGTCCATGTTTATGGTCGTCGTGCTGGTGACAAAGAACCCGTATGGCATCATGGGGCTGATCTAGAAGAACGTTCTCGATTAGTTCCCGAAGCAACACCAGAATTTGCCGCTACATCAGAATATGTAAATTCCCTAATGATAGATGAAAACAGTGAAGAAATTTTGCGTCCCGATTTAACCAATAAAAAAGTAAAAAGTTTTCTCAAAGAAGCATCAAAGAATTGGGTGCTAAATACCAATCAATCAATCAGAAATTTACTTTTAAACAGTCAATTATTTACACCATATAATCAAAAAACAGATGAAAATCCCGATAATCAAGGAATTGGCAGCGGGATGATTTGGTTAGCATTAGGATTACTTCTCGCCTTACAAAGTGATTTTATGTTAGGCTACGTCGTCGCACATACTGTTAAAAATTCACCAAAAGCTAGTAATAATATTGTTTCACCACTATCCTCACAAGCACAAGCATCTTCACTATCACCAAATAATCAGAAAACATCATTTTCAAATCAACCGGGGACAACAGAATCACTTAATAATAATCCATCCGCTTTTAATGCTTCTGGATTCATTAATGATAACGATTCTCAATCGGAAAATTTACCAGCCGGACCATTAAAAGAAAAAGCCACTTCTACAGCTATTTTATTAGCAGCCAGATCACAAATGCCCAGTTTTAATGCTAGGCAATTAGATGAACAATTAGCTCTATATAAGCAGCGGTTAGCCACAAAAAAACGTCCCCCAGATGTCTTAATTATTGGTTCTTCTCGCGCACTAAGAGGAGTTGATCCTGTAGCCCTTTCTAAAGCTTTAGCATCCCAAAACCATAGCAACATTGATATATTTAACTTTGGCATTAATGGAGCAACAGCACAAGTCGTTGATGTAATCATCCGTCGGGTTTTACAACCCCAAGAACTACCAAAAGTAATTTTATGGGCAGATGGTTCTCGTGCCTTTAATAATGGGAGAGAAGATATTACTTTCAATGCCATTGAAACCTCACCAGGATACAAAAAAATATTACAAAAATCTCAAAGAAAATTTAAAGCTAATGAAGGTAATAAAAATCCAGAAGATCCAACAGAAAAAATTAGTAATAAACCCAAGATAGAAGTAGAAGATACTAATATCTATCAAACCACTGACGATTGGTTAAATCAGTCTGTAGCTAATTTATCTGCTAGTTATAAAAACCGTGATCAAATTAAAATTCTTCTCCAAAAACAACTTCAATATCTACCTTTTAGCTATCAAAATTCCCCAGTTAAATCAAAAGTTTATATCACCCATGATTCAGAAATAGACAATAATTCTTCTCTCCGAGGAGTTGATTTTGATGGATTCTTACCTTTATCTATTCGCTATAATCCCACCACATACTATCAACAACATCCTAAAGTTTCTGGAGATTATGATAATGATTATAAATCTTTTCAATTAGCAGGTAAACAAGATCAGGCATTCCATTCCATGTTAGAGTTTACCAAAAATAATAATATCTCTCTCGTCTTTGTGAATATGCCTCTGACTTCAGATTATTTAGATCCTGTACGCACCAAATATGAGCAACAATTTCAAGAGTATTTATTAACCTTTACCAATTATCCTCAATTTATCTATCGTGATTTAAGTCAGCTATGGCCAAAAGCAAATGATTACTTTTCAGATCCCAGTCATCTCAATCGTTATGGTGCTTATGAAGTATCCAAGAAACTAGCTATAGATCCAATGATTAGCTGGCCAACAAAATGA
- a CDS encoding MBOAT family O-acyltransferase, giving the protein MKFISIFYGLFLLSVLGIYWTVNLANIRLWILLIASLLFYASLNIQYLPLLLTLIFINFYLGLEIGSNTSQGKHSQNWNLSNEEWQFSQADWNQRRLKLLWIGIGFNVFILLGFKYINHFLNLVFNQPTSSPESLIKLVAPLGISFFTFECIAYLIDIYRGAQAATKFIQFATYKLFFAKLISGPITRYHNLAIQFDTLRFPSIDRVAEGMWLIARGAVKKGILADNLGIFVDLCFGNLQRAGSTDLWLATFAYGLQLYLDFNGYVDIARGSALLFGLVLPENFDFPYFSTSIADFWRRWHITLGDWLRNYLYFPLGGSRRGLMRTCGNLLIVMLVAGIWHGSAWGFIIWGLLHGIALVVHRLTVVLSDRLTILNSFWQNPLGVIFAWLLTQIMVFTSWIWFRLPNPQDSALVIKNLWGHAGDQQFSEKIYVEALNISQYQLSYLLVVIALLMFTTYVLKRGMKLEFSWPIKIVFVPLCFYAVWLLAPEGSLPYIYFDF; this is encoded by the coding sequence ATGAAATTTATATCAATTTTTTATGGGCTTTTTTTATTGAGTGTTTTAGGCATCTACTGGACTGTTAATTTAGCAAATATAAGATTATGGATATTGTTAATAGCCAGCCTTCTATTTTACGCATCTTTGAATATTCAATATTTACCATTACTTTTAACACTAATTTTTATCAACTTCTATCTAGGTTTAGAAATTGGCAGTAATACTTCACAAGGAAAACATTCTCAAAACTGGAATTTATCTAATGAGGAATGGCAATTTTCTCAAGCTGACTGGAATCAACGCCGTCTTAAATTATTGTGGATTGGCATAGGTTTTAATGTTTTTATTCTTTTAGGCTTTAAATACATAAATCATTTTCTAAATTTAGTTTTTAATCAGCCAACAAGTTCACCAGAATCATTGATTAAGTTAGTTGCACCTCTAGGGATTTCTTTCTTTACCTTTGAATGTATTGCTTATTTAATAGATATTTATCGTGGCGCTCAGGCTGCTACTAAATTTATCCAATTTGCCACATATAAATTATTTTTTGCTAAACTAATTTCTGGACCCATTACTCGTTACCATAATTTAGCGATTCAATTTGATACCCTCAGATTTCCCAGCATTGATAGAGTTGCTGAAGGAATGTGGTTAATTGCTAGAGGTGCAGTTAAAAAAGGTATCCTCGCTGATAATTTGGGTATATTTGTAGATTTATGTTTTGGTAACTTACAAAGGGCAGGTAGCACAGATTTATGGTTAGCTACCTTTGCTTATGGCTTACAGTTATATTTAGATTTCAATGGTTATGTTGATATTGCTCGTGGTAGTGCTTTACTATTTGGGTTGGTTTTGCCGGAAAACTTTGATTTTCCTTACTTCAGTACAAGTATTGCTGATTTTTGGCGACGCTGGCACATTACATTAGGTGATTGGCTACGTAATTATCTTTACTTTCCTTTAGGTGGTTCTCGACGCGGATTAATGCGTACCTGCGGAAACTTATTGATAGTTATGTTAGTAGCTGGTATTTGGCACGGTTCAGCTTGGGGTTTTATTATTTGGGGTCTATTGCATGGTATCGCTTTAGTAGTTCATCGTCTCACAGTTGTACTCAGCGATCGCTTGACAATTCTTAATTCATTTTGGCAAAATCCGCTAGGAGTTATTTTTGCTTGGCTTTTAACACAAATCATGGTTTTCACATCTTGGATTTGGTTTCGTCTCCCCAACCCCCAAGATTCCGCTTTAGTGATCAAAAACCTTTGGGGTCATGCCGGTGATCAACAATTTTCAGAAAAAATCTATGTAGAAGCCTTAAACATAAGTCAGTACCAACTCTCTTATTTGTTGGTAGTCATAGCTTTACTAATGTTTACAACTTATGTTCTTAAGCGAGGCATGAAACTAGAATTTAGCTGGCCAATTAAAATTGTTTTTGTTCCCCTATGTTTTTATGCAGTTTGGTTACTAGCTCCTGAGGGGAGTTTACCTTATATATACTTTGATTTTTAG
- the psbA gene encoding photosystem II q(b) protein: protein MTTTLQQRESANVWDRFCGWITSTDNRLYIGWFGVLMIPTLLSAIACFVIAFIAAPPVDIDGIREPVAGSLLYGNNIISGAVVPSSNAIGLHFYPIWEAASLDEWLYNGGPYQLVVFHFLIGVFCYLGREWELSYRLGMRPWICLAFSAPVAAATAVFLIYPIGQGSFSDGMPLGISGTFNFMIVFQAEHNILMHPFHMLGVAGVFGGSLFSAMHGSLVTSSLVKETTENESQNYGYKFGQEEETYNIVAAHGYFGRLIFQYASFNNSRQLHFLLAAWPVIGIWFTALGISTMAFNLNGFNFNQSIMDSQGRVVATWADVINRANLGMEVMHERNAHNFPLDLAAADVAPVALSAPAING from the coding sequence ATGACAACTACCTTACAACAGCGCGAAAGTGCTAATGTGTGGGATCGCTTCTGCGGTTGGATCACCAGCACAGACAACCGTTTATATATCGGTTGGTTCGGTGTACTAATGATCCCTACCCTCCTATCTGCGATCGCTTGCTTCGTAATTGCATTCATCGCTGCTCCTCCTGTAGACATTGACGGTATCCGCGAACCAGTTGCAGGTTCATTACTCTACGGAAACAACATTATTTCCGGTGCAGTAGTTCCTTCCTCTAACGCCATCGGTCTACACTTCTACCCAATTTGGGAAGCTGCTTCCTTAGACGAGTGGTTATACAACGGCGGTCCTTACCAATTGGTAGTATTCCACTTCCTGATCGGCGTATTCTGCTACCTCGGTCGTGAATGGGAACTTTCTTACCGCTTAGGTATGCGTCCTTGGATTTGCCTAGCATTCTCTGCTCCTGTAGCAGCAGCAACCGCAGTATTCTTGATCTACCCAATCGGTCAAGGTTCATTCTCTGACGGTATGCCTTTAGGTATCTCTGGAACATTCAACTTCATGATCGTGTTCCAAGCTGAACACAACATCTTGATGCACCCCTTCCATATGTTAGGTGTAGCTGGTGTATTCGGTGGTTCTTTGTTCTCCGCAATGCACGGTTCTTTGGTTACTTCTTCCTTAGTTAAGGAAACAACCGAAAACGAATCACAAAACTACGGTTACAAATTCGGTCAAGAAGAAGAAACCTATAACATCGTTGCTGCTCACGGTTACTTCGGTCGCTTGATTTTCCAATACGCTTCCTTCAACAACAGCCGTCAACTACACTTCTTACTAGCTGCATGGCCTGTAATTGGTATCTGGTTCACAGCTTTGGGTATCAGCACCATGGCGTTCAACTTGAACGGTTTCAACTTCAACCAATCCATCATGGATTCTCAAGGTCGCGTAGTCGCTACTTGGGCTGATGTAATCAACCGCGCTAACTTAGGTATGGAAGTAATGCACGAGCGTAACGCTCACAACTTCCCCCTAGACTTGGCTGCTGCTGATGTTGCTCCTGTTGCTTTAAGCGCTCCTGCAATCAACGGTTAA